Proteins encoded within one genomic window of Chitinophaga parva:
- a CDS encoding RagB/SusD family nutrient uptake outer membrane protein: protein MKKNILLFAIAALGLASCKTDLDLKPFDKLSPSNAFNKEADLQLYTTSFYNIITDANTVIRADGMSDYMAGKEVNTFLLPSYGSTQSSGWTWTQLRNVNYFLEHCGQAQESTETKNHYAGIARFFRAMFYFEKVKRFGNVPWYGHTLAVGDPELYKTQDPRTLVMDSILADLNFACNNIRATKDASCSQITRWVALAYKSRVCLFEGTFRKYEMPDLPDADKWLDAADSAATAVINSKQYSLNTAGDASMNYRNLFINETPNATEVILAYVCNKSLRVFNDANWLFTSATYGNRVSFTKTFIDTYLNIDGSRFTDGTNFDAIPFQEEVKNRDLRLQQTIRMGNYSREGQPAAPDWTYTYTGYQPIKYTLDSKATDGVAENYNSIPLIRYAEVLLNKAEAIAARRPLTADEWNLTIKPLRARAGIQNTGMPTAADPYLVQYFHDSNVPVTEATLLEVRRERGVELALEGFRFNDLVRWGCGHLLTISYKGLYVPAMDTPMDLNGDGKPEVAFVKATPATKVPGVYYFIIDDNQAKLTEGTRGNLIWMDNIPRDWQPYKYVYPVPFSEITINPNLVQTDGWKGK from the coding sequence ATGAAAAAAAATATCCTCCTCTTCGCCATCGCCGCCCTGGGCCTGGCCTCCTGCAAAACAGACCTGGACCTGAAGCCTTTTGATAAACTGAGCCCCAGCAACGCTTTCAACAAGGAAGCAGACCTGCAGCTCTACACGACTTCTTTTTACAATATCATCACCGACGCCAATACCGTGATCCGTGCAGACGGTATGAGTGATTACATGGCGGGCAAGGAAGTGAACACCTTCCTGCTGCCCAGCTATGGCTCCACACAAAGCAGTGGCTGGACCTGGACACAACTACGCAATGTGAACTATTTCCTGGAGCATTGCGGCCAGGCGCAGGAAAGCACCGAAACAAAGAACCACTACGCCGGCATTGCCCGTTTTTTCCGCGCCATGTTCTATTTTGAAAAAGTAAAACGCTTTGGCAATGTGCCCTGGTACGGCCACACCCTGGCAGTAGGCGATCCCGAACTTTACAAAACGCAGGACCCGCGCACCCTGGTGATGGACAGCATCCTGGCCGACCTGAATTTTGCCTGCAACAACATCCGCGCTACCAAAGATGCCAGCTGCTCCCAGATCACCCGGTGGGTGGCGCTTGCTTACAAGTCGCGCGTATGCTTGTTTGAAGGCACCTTCCGCAAATATGAAATGCCTGACCTCCCGGATGCAGACAAATGGCTGGATGCCGCCGACAGCGCGGCCACCGCGGTGATCAACAGCAAACAGTACTCCCTGAACACCGCCGGCGATGCCAGCATGAACTACCGCAATCTCTTCATCAACGAAACACCCAATGCTACGGAAGTGATCCTGGCCTACGTATGCAACAAAAGCCTCCGTGTGTTCAACGATGCCAACTGGCTGTTCACCAGCGCCACGTATGGCAACCGGGTGAGCTTCACCAAAACCTTTATTGATACTTACCTGAATATTGATGGCAGCCGCTTTACAGACGGTACTAACTTTGACGCCATCCCTTTCCAGGAGGAAGTGAAAAACCGCGACCTGCGCCTGCAGCAAACCATCCGCATGGGCAATTACAGCCGCGAAGGGCAGCCTGCCGCCCCGGATTGGACCTACACCTACACCGGCTACCAGCCCATCAAATACACGCTGGACTCCAAGGCTACGGATGGTGTGGCAGAAAACTACAACTCCATTCCCCTCATCCGCTACGCGGAAGTGCTGCTGAACAAAGCAGAAGCCATTGCCGCCCGGCGCCCTCTCACCGCAGATGAATGGAACCTCACCATTAAACCCCTGCGGGCCCGCGCCGGCATCCAGAACACTGGTATGCCCACCGCAGCAGATCCTTACCTGGTGCAGTATTTCCACGATTCCAATGTACCGGTCACAGAAGCCACCCTGCTGGAAGTACGCCGTGAGCGCGGGGTGGAACTGGCCCTGGAAGGCTTCCGCTTCAATGACCTGGTGCGCTGGGGCTGCGGCCACCTGCTCACCATTTCCTACAAAGGCCTGTATGTGCCGGCCATGGATACACCAATGGACCTGAACGGCGATGGTAAACCGGAAGTAGCCTTTGTAAAAGCAACACCTGCCACCAAAGTGCCCGGTGTGTACTACTTCATCATTGACGATAACCAGGCCAAGCTGACGGAAGGTACCAGGGGTAACCTCATCTGGATGGATAACATTCCCCGCGACTGGCAGCCCTACAAATATGTATACCCGGTACCGTTCAGTGAAATCACGATCAACCCGAACCTGGTGCAAACAGACGGCTGGAAAGGAAAATAA